In a genomic window of Halostella litorea:
- a CDS encoding Sjogren's syndrome/scleroderma autoantigen 1 family protein, translating to MSDFDKEAEREKLREQLEEEEESRQHTQRMSELLLKGATMTNAHCDNCGDPIFRYDGQEFCPTCDTQQGGGDGQETAAASDPAAEQPAAEQRTAEGATDRQQGADGSPGAADSQPAAGEPSSAARTATPAASQSPPGDAGATSADAPTGGGTGGDVAAAADALRATLTKFSRKAAETDDPNRAREYLAAAREAAEALDALPY from the coding sequence ATGAGCGACTTCGACAAGGAGGCGGAGCGCGAGAAGCTCCGTGAGCAGCTGGAGGAAGAGGAGGAGAGCCGCCAGCACACCCAGCGGATGAGCGAACTCCTGCTGAAGGGCGCGACGATGACGAACGCCCACTGCGACAACTGCGGGGACCCCATCTTCCGCTACGACGGTCAGGAGTTCTGCCCCACCTGCGACACCCAGCAGGGGGGCGGCGACGGGCAGGAAACGGCTGCGGCGTCGGACCCCGCCGCCGAACAGCCGGCCGCCGAGCAGCGGACGGCCGAGGGGGCGACCGACCGACAGCAGGGTGCCGACGGATCGCCCGGGGCCGCCGATTCGCAGCCCGCAGCCGGGGAGCCGTCATCCGCGGCCCGAACTGCGACGCCGGCGGCGTCCCAGTCGCCCCCCGGCGATGCCGGCGCAACGTCGGCAGACGCACCGACTGGCGGCGGGACCGGCGGCGACGTGGCCGCGGCGGCCGACGCGCTCCGCGCGACGCTGACGAAGTTCTCGCGGAAAGCGGCCGAAACGGACGACCCGAACCGCGCCCGGGAGTACCTCGCCGCCGCCCGGGAGGCCGCCGAGGCGCTGGACGCGCTCCCCTACT
- the mdh gene encoding malate dehydrogenase has protein sequence MTKVSVVGAAGTVGAAAGYNIALRDVADELVFVDIPDKEDDTVGQAADANHGVAYDSNTTIRQGGYEDTAGSDVVVITAGIPRQPGQTRIDLAGDNAPIMEDIGSSLAEHNDDFVTITTSNPVDLLNRHLYETGDRAREKVIGFGGRLDSARFRYVLAERFDAPVGNVEATILGEHGDAQVPVFSKVRVNGRDPEFSDEEKEEILEELQTSAMNVIEKKGATEWGPATGVGHMVEAVLRDTGEVLPASVKLEGEYGHDDVAFGVPVKLGSNGVEEVVDWDLTAYEREQLGEAADKLSEQYDEIS, from the coding sequence ATGACGAAAGTTAGCGTGGTCGGCGCGGCCGGAACGGTCGGCGCCGCCGCAGGGTACAACATCGCGCTGCGCGACGTGGCCGACGAACTCGTGTTCGTCGACATCCCGGACAAGGAGGACGACACGGTCGGGCAGGCCGCGGACGCGAACCACGGCGTCGCCTACGACTCGAACACGACGATCCGGCAGGGCGGCTACGAGGACACCGCCGGCTCCGACGTGGTCGTCATCACGGCTGGCATTCCCCGTCAGCCCGGCCAGACCCGCATCGACCTGGCGGGCGACAACGCGCCGATCATGGAGGACATCGGCTCGTCGCTGGCCGAGCACAACGACGACTTCGTCACGATCACCACGTCGAACCCCGTCGACCTGCTGAACCGTCACCTGTACGAGACGGGCGACCGCGCCCGCGAGAAGGTGATCGGCTTCGGCGGCCGCCTCGACAGCGCGCGCTTCCGCTACGTGCTCGCCGAGCGGTTCGACGCGCCCGTGGGGAACGTCGAGGCGACGATCCTCGGCGAGCACGGCGACGCGCAGGTGCCCGTGTTCTCGAAGGTCCGCGTGAACGGCCGCGACCCCGAGTTCTCCGACGAGGAGAAAGAGGAGATCCTAGAGGAGCTCCAGACCAGCGCGATGAACGTCATCGAGAAGAAGGGCGCGACCGAGTGGGGCCCGGCCACCGGCGTCGGCCACATGGTCGAGGCCGTCCTGCGGGACACCGGCGAGGTGCTCCCCGCGTCGGTCAAGCTCGAGGGCGAGTACGGCCACGACGACGTCGCGTTCGGCGTTCCCGTCAAGCTCGGCTCGAACGGCGTCGAGGAAGTCGTCGACTGGGACCTGACCGCCTACGAGCGCGAGCAGCTCGGCGAGGCCGCCGACAAGCTCTCCGAGCAGTACGACGAGATCAGCTAA
- a CDS encoding ferredoxin, whose product MRVEFDRDTCIGMFQCVAEWDGFEKDTDAGKAVLVDGEEVDEDVIAREVPDGEELDAKFSARSCPVDAITVYDDDGEQLVP is encoded by the coding sequence ATGCGAGTCGAGTTCGACCGCGACACCTGCATCGGGATGTTCCAGTGCGTCGCCGAGTGGGACGGCTTCGAGAAGGATACCGACGCGGGGAAGGCCGTCCTCGTCGACGGTGAGGAAGTCGACGAGGACGTGATCGCCCGCGAGGTCCCCGACGGCGAGGAACTCGACGCGAAGTTCTCGGCGCGGTCCTGTCCCGTCGACGCCATCACCGTCTACGACGACGACGGCGAACAACTCGTCCCGTAG